From one Sandaracinaceae bacterium genomic stretch:
- a CDS encoding TetR/AcrR family transcriptional regulator — MLEAAARAFGAMGFERARLEDIAREAGITRPSLLHHFDSKRGLYEATLAAAFSALEREVGPALLRTGSYDDRVGSLLRALMKFDDTHGAMVATIFRGMLRDDDDVARNAIQTAFMPLLERMETFVRSNAGDRLTPDFPVRQAILSIITNQLFHSALGEFGVALWGGPPETVRLTEALLLFNVRDTHREREGGENGL; from the coding sequence TTGCTGGAAGCCGCAGCGCGAGCGTTCGGAGCTATGGGGTTCGAGCGCGCGCGCCTCGAAGACATCGCCCGCGAGGCAGGCATCACGCGTCCGTCGCTTCTGCATCACTTCGACTCGAAGCGCGGCTTGTACGAAGCCACCCTCGCAGCCGCGTTCTCCGCGCTGGAGCGGGAGGTGGGCCCCGCCTTGCTACGCACCGGCAGCTACGACGACCGAGTGGGCAGTCTGCTGAGGGCGCTCATGAAGTTCGACGACACGCACGGAGCCATGGTGGCGACCATCTTTCGAGGCATGTTGCGCGATGACGACGACGTGGCGCGCAACGCGATCCAGACCGCGTTCATGCCGCTGCTGGAGCGCATGGAGACCTTCGTGCGAAGCAACGCTGGAGATCGTCTGACCCCTGACTTTCCTGTTCGACAGGCCATCCTGAGCATAATTACGAACCAGCTCTTTCACTCCGCGCTCGGCGAGTTCGGCGTCGCGCTGTGGGGCGGCCCGCCCGAAACGGTGCGCCTGACGGAAGCGCTGCTGC